A stretch of Parvimonas micra DNA encodes these proteins:
- a CDS encoding metal ABC transporter substrate-binding protein has protein sequence MKNISKKVFGLILAGAVLITGCTAKTEKKEKEETKKPKLKVVTTIFPEYDMARAIAKDKVDLELLVKPAVDVHSFSPTPQDIKTVENSDVFIYGGTEHDKWVDTLTKSIDMQNKKVVKLVDGIKQLEEETVEGMKHEHDHDHDHDDKDEDHDEKDHDHDHEKEEKHNHKNEKEHNHNDKDEKDEHEEHHDHDSEKEMDPHYWTSPKNAIQMVKTITDALVEKDPDNAEFYKENANNYIKQLEGVDKELHDVVDNAKIKKVVIADRFPFRYLFSDLGLEYRALFSGCSVESTASAGQIKKMVDYVKENKIPVVYHIEMGKGEMAETVAKDSGAKVKLLHSIHTVTKEEFDKGITYIDLMKQNVEALKEGLN, from the coding sequence ATGAAAAATATTTCAAAAAAAGTTTTTGGATTAATATTAGCAGGTGCAGTTTTAATTACAGGTTGTACTGCAAAAACTGAGAAAAAAGAAAAAGAGGAAACAAAAAAACCTAAATTAAAAGTTGTAACTACAATTTTTCCAGAATATGATATGGCAAGAGCCATTGCAAAAGATAAAGTTGATTTAGAATTACTGGTAAAACCAGCGGTAGACGTTCATTCATTTAGTCCTACTCCGCAAGATATAAAAACAGTTGAAAATTCAGATGTTTTTATTTATGGTGGAACTGAACATGATAAATGGGTTGATACTTTGACAAAAAGTATAGATATGCAAAATAAAAAAGTAGTAAAATTGGTTGATGGTATTAAACAGCTTGAAGAAGAAACAGTTGAAGGAATGAAACATGAACATGATCACGATCATGACCATGATGATAAAGATGAAGATCATGATGAAAAAGATCATGACCACGACCATGAAAAAGAAGAAAAGCACAATCATAAAAATGAAAAAGAACATAATCATAATGATAAAGACGAAAAAGATGAACATGAAGAACATCATGATCATGATTCAGAAAAAGAAATGGATCCACATTATTGGACTTCACCAAAAAATGCTATTCAAATGGTTAAAACAATAACTGATGCATTGGTTGAAAAAGACCCAGATAATGCAGAATTCTATAAAGAAAATGCTAATAATTACATTAAACAACTTGAAGGCGTAGATAAAGAATTACATGATGTTGTTGATAATGCAAAGATTAAAAAAGTTGTTATAGCTGATAGATTTCCTTTCAGATATTTATTTTCTGATTTAGGATTAGAATATAGAGCTTTATTCTCAGGTTGTAGTGTAGAATCAACAGCAAGTGCTGGACAAATAAAGAAAATGGTTGATTATGTAAAAGAAAATAAAATCCCAGTAGTTTATCATATTGAAATGGGAAAAGGAGAAATGGCTGAAACTGTAGCAAAAGATTCAGGAGCAAAAGTTAAACTTTTACACTCAATTCATACTGTAACTAAAGAAGAGTTCGATAAGGGTATAACTTATATAGATCTTATGAAACAAAATGTGGAGGCATTAAAAGAAGGACTTAATTAA
- a CDS encoding metal ABC transporter ATP-binding protein — protein sequence MKEKMLVCENLNIFYKNNKIIEDLSFSVDEGDFFLILGKNGVGKSTLLKGILGLKNISSGEIKKNFRICGYMSQEVLLKKEFPSTIWEFVLSSRAVYSKFFYNSKDTEVVKENLKKLNLWDIKDKSISSLSIGQRQRVLLCRCLCVSEKIIFLDEPTNSLDINVRKMLYDILEKLNREGLTIVMISHDEEAFKYSNRALILGKENKVIENVWEKYEKGEINFD from the coding sequence ATGAAAGAAAAAATGTTAGTTTGTGAAAATTTAAATATTTTTTACAAAAATAATAAAATAATTGAAGATTTAAGTTTTTCCGTTGATGAGGGAGATTTCTTCCTCATCTTAGGAAAAAACGGAGTAGGAAAATCTACATTATTAAAAGGAATTTTAGGTTTAAAAAATATCTCTTCAGGAGAAATAAAGAAAAATTTTAGAATTTGTGGATATATGTCTCAAGAAGTTTTATTAAAAAAAGAATTCCCATCAACAATATGGGAATTTGTTTTATCTTCAAGAGCTGTTTATTCTAAGTTTTTCTATAATTCAAAAGATACTGAAGTTGTTAAAGAAAATTTAAAAAAATTAAATCTTTGGGATATTAAAGATAAGAGCATAAGTTCACTTTCAATAGGGCAAAGACAAAGGGTTTTACTTTGTAGATGTCTTTGTGTATCTGAAAAGATAATATTTTTAGATGAACCTACAAATTCTTTAGATATTAATGTTAGAAAAATGTTATATGATATTTTAGAAAAACTAAATAGAGAAGGACTTACTATTGTTATGATAAGTCATGATGAGGAAGCTTTTAAATATTCTAATAGAGCTTTAATTTTAGGAAAGGAAAATAAAGTCATAGAAAATGTTTGGGAAAAATATGAAAAGGGGGAAATAAATTTTGATTAG
- a CDS encoding metal ABC transporter permease, producing the protein MISLISEMLSYPFMVKAIFVGLLISISSALLGITLVLKRYAMIGVGLSNVSFAALSIALSFDISPIEFSMPIVIIAGIILLKYGEKYNISSDTAIALLSCVSVSIGVTFTAVTKGLNVDVCNYLFGSILIMKRSDMYISFVLGIIVLISYILLYNKIYTITIDEDFAKASGVNVSLYNTLVTILISVTIVIGMKFMGSMLISCLIIFPAMTSMRIFKSYKVVVISSVIISVIALFIGITLSYIYSTPTGASVVLVNLVLFILSCIVRRFISE; encoded by the coding sequence TTGATTAGTTTAATTTCAGAAATGTTAAGTTATCCCTTTATGGTTAAAGCAATATTCGTTGGACTTTTGATTTCTATAAGCTCTGCATTACTTGGAATAACTCTAGTCTTGAAAAGATATGCAATGATAGGTGTTGGACTTTCTAATGTTTCATTTGCAGCACTTTCAATTGCTCTTTCTTTTGACATTTCTCCAATAGAATTTTCAATGCCTATAGTAATTATAGCGGGAATTATTCTTTTAAAGTATGGAGAAAAATATAATATTAGTAGTGATACAGCAATTGCTCTATTGAGTTGTGTATCAGTTTCTATAGGTGTAACATTTACTGCTGTAACTAAGGGATTAAATGTGGATGTCTGTAACTACTTATTTGGAAGTATATTGATTATGAAAAGAAGTGATATGTATATCAGCTTTGTTTTAGGGATAATAGTTTTAATTTCATATATTTTGTTGTATAATAAAATATATACTATAACTATTGATGAAGATTTTGCAAAGGCAAGCGGAGTAAATGTAAGTTTATATAATACTTTAGTTACAATTTTAATATCAGTAACTATAGTTATTGGGATGAAATTTATGGGAAGTATGCTTATTTCGTGCTTAATTATATTCCCTGCAATGACTTCTATGCGAATTTTTAAAAGCTATAAAGTAGTTGTAATCTCATCAGTTATAATTTCCGTAATAGCATTGTTTATTGGAATAACTTTATCATATATCTACTCAACTCCAACAGGAGCTAGTGTAGTTTTAGTCAATTTAGTTTTATTTATTTTATCTTGTATAGTAAGGAGGTTTATCAGTGAATAA
- a CDS encoding DUF1980 domain-containing protein produces MNKKVLSLILSCLLFCSCSKADGNSNFIKNKENKNDLKSALKDDPENAGTDKDKKSTETDKNQNPDDYKIDRYQNQDNSKDEYKQPEKKDELTKEQLNEKRDADSKDGIINISDGIFLALVNDIYVNKDEYVGKKVRISGQNVRFEDKDTGEVIYAILREGPGCCYNDSVIGFEYITDGKYPEKDKWYEMIGEVIIDKYKTGKVVKLKLIEIKEIEPKGKLIHFQN; encoded by the coding sequence GTGAATAAAAAAGTATTAAGTTTAATATTATCTTGTCTTTTATTTTGTTCTTGTTCAAAGGCTGATGGTAATAGTAATTTTATAAAAAATAAAGAGAATAAAAATGATTTAAAAAGTGCTTTAAAAGATGATCCTGAAAATGCAGGAACAGATAAAGATAAAAAATCTACTGAAACTGATAAAAATCAAAATCCTGACGATTATAAAATTGATAGATATCAAAATCAAGATAATTCAAAAGATGAATACAAACAACCAGAGAAAAAGGATGAACTTACTAAAGAACAATTAAATGAAAAAAGAGATGCCGATTCAAAAGATGGAATAATAAATATTTCTGATGGAATTTTTTTAGCTCTTGTAAATGATATTTATGTAAATAAAGATGAATATGTTGGCAAGAAAGTTAGAATTTCTGGGCAAAATGTTAGATTTGAAGACAAAGATACCGGAGAAGTCATTTATGCAATTTTACGAGAAGGTCCAGGTTGTTGTTATAATGATAGCGTAATTGGATTTGAATATATTACTGATGGAAAATATCCTGAAAAGGATAAATGGTATGAAATGATTGGTGAAGTAATAATCGATAAATATAAAACTGGAAAAGTTGTAAAACTTAAACTTATTGAGATAAAAGAAATAGAACCAAAAGGAAAATTAATTCATTTTCAAAACTAA
- a CDS encoding dihydrofolate reductase translates to MVLDNLYLIVAITEKTNAIGKDNNLLYFLKEDMNFFKEKTCGNSIICGRKTFEGFKIKPLPKRKNIVLTNSNFSFEGVNTFKNIKDLIEFVKENPKEKFFVCGGMSIYKQLIDFCSRMYITKYEEKEIIEADSHFPKIDETIWKVTEKIKGESQNPTLTFYTYERI, encoded by the coding sequence ATGGTATTAGATAATTTATATTTAATAGTTGCAATTACTGAAAAAACTAATGCAATAGGCAAGGATAATAATTTATTGTATTTTCTAAAAGAAGATATGAATTTTTTTAAAGAAAAAACTTGTGGCAATTCAATAATTTGTGGGAGAAAAACCTTTGAAGGTTTTAAAATTAAACCGCTTCCAAAAAGAAAAAATATTGTTTTGACAAATAGTAATTTTTCTTTTGAAGGAGTAAATACTTTTAAAAATATAAAAGATTTGATTGAATTTGTAAAAGAAAATCCAAAAGAAAAATTTTTTGTTTGTGGGGGAATGAGTATTTATAAACAATTAATTGATTTTTGTTCAAGAATGTATATTACAAAATATGAAGAAAAAGAAATAATAGAAGCGGATAGTCATTTTCCTAAAATTGACGAAACTATTTGGAAAGTTACTGAAAAAATTAAAGGAGAAAGTCAAAATCCAACATTAACTTTTTACACTTATGAAAGGATTTAA
- the srtB gene encoding class B sortase, giving the protein MKKEDIDVKKVKKKQSKAKKWFWNILFVICLGVFIYSAGNIIKDYYGSYKAGKDLRDLKESVFNGEEKETKKEVNLEELKKLNSDSIGWLEVPDTNIDEPVVQGKDNDYYLWRDFNKKTYPVTGTLFLDVYNKPDFSDRISYIFGHNIWDKTKFYELRKFEDKSFLENHKTFYLYTEKGKLEYEVLGIDLVDPDTSLYEQSSERNEDVEAMKKELSKHIPKSEVDKIDENTKILMLVTCKTPDDNTARRILFAKLKDK; this is encoded by the coding sequence ATGAAAAAAGAAGATATAGATGTAAAAAAAGTAAAGAAAAAACAGAGCAAAGCTAAAAAATGGTTTTGGAATATACTTTTTGTAATATGTTTAGGTGTTTTTATATATTCTGCTGGAAATATAATCAAAGATTATTATGGTTCATATAAAGCTGGGAAAGATTTAAGAGATTTAAAAGAGTCTGTTTTTAACGGTGAAGAAAAAGAGACTAAAAAAGAGGTAAACTTAGAAGAATTAAAAAAACTAAATTCTGATTCAATAGGTTGGCTAGAAGTTCCTGATACTAATATAGATGAGCCAGTTGTTCAGGGGAAAGACAATGATTACTATCTATGGAGAGATTTTAATAAAAAAACATATCCCGTTACTGGAACATTATTTTTAGATGTATATAATAAGCCTGATTTTTCAGATAGAATTAGTTATATATTTGGACATAATATTTGGGATAAGACAAAATTTTATGAGTTGAGAAAATTTGAAGATAAATCATTTTTAGAAAATCATAAGACATTTTATCTTTATACAGAAAAAGGAAAACTAGAATATGAGGTACTTGGAATTGATCTTGTAGATCCTGATACTTCACTGTATGAACAAAGTTCTGAGAGAAATGAAGATGTAGAAGCAATGAAAAAAGAATTGTCTAAACATATTCCAAAGTCAGAGGTTGATAAAATTGATGAAAACACAAAAATTCTAATGCTTGTAACTTGTAAGACACCCGATGACAATACAGCAAGAAGAATTTTGTTTGCAAAATTAAAAGATAAGTAA
- a CDS encoding glycosyltransferase family 2 protein, which produces MDKISIIVPVYNVEKYVKKCLETIANQTYKNIEIIIVNDGATDNSEKICKEFVENENRAKLYTKENGGLSSARNHGMKFATGKYVLFIDSDDYISENMVEELYKNIKSENADVSICGVYNVYSDNQSPQCKEDLYFSCEKDRFLKEYFIGEKIPGTICNKLISYEIASKISFPVGKIYEDAFYQFELVKYAKKYVVTTKAYYYYFHRENSITTKPYTVKNMNCIEIYSNFYDYINKEVPSLSEFAFFRLSYAHFMVFDKMLLSNNYKNISEYREVLGFLKKNFWKIFKNKNFRKGRRIAVIMLKLNVKLYRFLLLKDLKKKGVNA; this is translated from the coding sequence ATGGACAAGATAAGTATTATTGTACCTGTATATAATGTAGAAAAATATGTAAAAAAATGTTTGGAGACAATTGCCAATCAAACATATAAAAATATAGAGATTATAATAGTAAATGATGGAGCAACTGATAATAGCGAAAAAATTTGTAAAGAATTTGTTGAAAATGAAAATAGAGCAAAACTCTATACAAAAGAAAATGGTGGTTTGTCAAGCGCTAGAAATCATGGAATGAAATTTGCGACAGGTAAATATGTATTATTTATAGATTCTGATGATTATATTTCAGAAAATATGGTTGAAGAACTTTATAAAAATATAAAATCCGAAAATGCAGATGTATCTATTTGTGGAGTATATAATGTTTATTCTGATAATCAATCACCACAATGTAAGGAAGATTTGTATTTTAGCTGTGAAAAAGATAGATTTTTAAAAGAGTATTTCATTGGAGAAAAAATTCCAGGAACTATTTGTAATAAACTTATCTCTTATGAAATTGCTAGTAAAATCTCTTTTCCTGTTGGAAAAATTTATGAGGATGCTTTTTATCAGTTTGAGCTTGTAAAATATGCAAAGAAATATGTTGTAACTACAAAGGCATATTATTATTATTTTCATAGAGAAAATAGTATTACAACAAAACCATATACTGTAAAAAATATGAATTGCATAGAAATTTATTCTAATTTTTATGACTATATAAATAAGGAAGTTCCTTCTCTTTCTGAATTTGCTTTTTTCAGGCTTTCATATGCTCATTTTATGGTTTTTGATAAAATGTTATTAAGTAATAATTATAAAAATATTTCAGAATATAGAGAAGTTTTAGGATTTTTAAAGAAGAATTTTTGGAAGATTTTTAAAAATAAGAATTTTAGAAAAGGTAGAAGAATTGCAGTAATAATGTTAAAATTAAATGTTAAATTATATAGATTTTTACTTTTAAAAGACTTGAAGAAAAAAGGAGTAAATGCTTAA
- a CDS encoding LicD family protein, which produces MEIKYLSMDEIKLIELEILQYIHDFCVKNDIKYFINYGTLIGAVRHKGFIPWDDDIDICMFRKDYEKFIDLFSKDDGIYKILSLELNDKYYNNFIKVVNSKTKIEDERNYKTYDSGIFIDIFPMDFFDDLSIVEKTYKLESFKLLSFSKKENIQYGDSKLKDFIRRFFWTVLKPVSPRYFAKKIKKIVEAKVKDSGKYLGLIGCSKWKYDDVFDYNPFDELIELEFENSRFFAPKKYDEILKKYYGEYMEFPPVEKRVYPHEIKAYYID; this is translated from the coding sequence ATGGAAATCAAATATCTTTCTATGGATGAAATAAAATTAATAGAACTTGAAATTTTACAATATATTCACGATTTTTGTGTTAAAAATGATATAAAATATTTTATAAATTATGGAACGTTGATTGGAGCAGTAAGACATAAAGGATTTATTCCTTGGGATGACGATATAGATATTTGTATGTTTAGAAAAGACTATGAAAAGTTTATAGATTTATTTTCAAAAGATGATGGAATTTATAAAATTTTATCTTTGGAACTAAATGACAAATATTATAATAACTTTATTAAAGTTGTAAATTCAAAGACTAAAATTGAAGATGAAAGAAATTATAAGACTTATGATTCAGGAATTTTTATTGATATTTTTCCTATGGATTTCTTCGATGATTTAAGTATAGTTGAAAAGACATATAAGTTAGAAAGTTTTAAACTTCTATCTTTTTCGAAAAAAGAAAATATTCAATATGGTGATAGTAAATTAAAGGATTTTATTAGGAGATTTTTCTGGACAGTTTTAAAACCAGTTTCACCTAGATATTTTGCTAAGAAAATCAAGAAAATTGTTGAAGCGAAAGTTAAAGATAGTGGGAAGTATTTAGGTCTTATAGGTTGCTCAAAATGGAAGTATGATGATGTTTTCGACTATAACCCTTTTGATGAATTAATCGAGTTAGAGTTTGAAAATAGTAGATTTTTTGCTCCAAAAAAATATGATGAAATTTTAAAAAAATACTATGGAGAATATATGGAATTTCCACCTGTTGAAAAGAGAGTATATCCTCATGAAATTAAGGCTTATTATATAGATTAG
- a CDS encoding LicD family protein — MKERLTVDELKKYELDILKFIDYICKKYNIKYFVSYGTLLGAVRHKGFIPWDDDIDVAMYREDYERFQRAVIEENNERYTILSKDNSDWYFQNFLVVIDKHTLLEDSVKRNRKDSNVFVDVFPIDKFNDLNFVKKAHLMVTLKHICFIKKKYIIHKDSRIKDFCRVVFWHLLAFVNPRFFTKKIQKLVERYSDDNGIYEAAVGVDKTGMKEVFETGTYEELIELPFEDMMVPAPKNYDKILTQFYGDYMQKPSDAEIEYKSHLLDAYRIK, encoded by the coding sequence ATGAAAGAGAGACTTACAGTTGATGAACTAAAAAAATATGAATTGGATATTTTAAAGTTCATTGACTATATTTGTAAAAAATATAATATAAAATATTTTGTAAGCTATGGAACATTACTTGGAGCTGTAAGACACAAGGGCTTTATTCCTTGGGATGATGATATTGATGTTGCAATGTATAGGGAAGATTATGAGAGATTTCAAAGAGCTGTAATAGAAGAAAATAATGAAAGATATACAATTTTATCTAAGGACAATAGTGATTGGTATTTTCAAAATTTTCTTGTAGTAATAGATAAGCACACTCTGTTGGAAGATAGTGTAAAGAGAAATAGAAAAGACAGCAATGTTTTTGTTGATGTATTTCCGATTGATAAATTTAATGACTTAAATTTTGTTAAAAAAGCACATTTGATGGTAACTTTGAAACATATTTGTTTCATAAAGAAAAAATATATAATTCATAAAGATAGCAGAATAAAAGATTTTTGCAGAGTTGTCTTTTGGCATTTGTTGGCATTTGTAAATCCGAGATTTTTTACAAAGAAAATTCAAAAACTTGTAGAAAGATATTCTGATGATAATGGGATTTATGAAGCTGCTGTAGGAGTTGATAAAACCGGAATGAAGGAAGTTTTTGAAACGGGAACTTATGAAGAATTAATAGAATTACCTTTTGAGGATATGATGGTACCAGCTCCTAAAAATTATGATAAGATTTTAACTCAATTTTATGGAGATTATATGCAAAAGCCTTCTGATGCAGAAATTGAGTATAAATCACATCTATTAGATGCTTACAGAATAAAATAA
- a CDS encoding oligosaccharide flippase family protein has protein sequence MAKNIKVNALASILVRVFNILFPLITGPYLARILSKEAYGEFNAANSILNLFIPFAAFGIYSYGIRSISRVKNNMKEISKNFTVLFSINVISSLSIGILYIIYMLVNVNSNMYMLYIALSIQIFTQFVTIEWMNEAFENYGFILFKTLFIRVLMLVSIFAFVRKADDIVNYAFILSITNLINYLISFYYIKKKVKFVKIELKDILIHIKPLIGMLLLANSYMLYTALDRAVLSLLDAKISVSYYTFALSIAQLITSVVYSIIVVSIPRLSYYHGNSDEKNYTELLNQVAKTFLFLVIPMGIGLSCVSNEVMLIYAGEKYLEAGFILKLFSLRIVMWALDQLLANQVLFVRGYEKNITAFYFIGGFMNLVLNIVLFRLKVVQAEYFVYTTLFSEIVVLIIQVYFITKRNIISIKGILKSYVKYVLCSIPFFAITYGINHILKYSLTLNVQFLIRVFAIIVSCVLYYFIIMYVTKDKILFITIDGIKSKFTVRKYKFNSKK, from the coding sequence ATGGCAAAAAATATAAAAGTTAATGCTTTAGCGAGTATTTTAGTTAGAGTTTTTAATATTCTTTTTCCTCTGATTACAGGTCCATACCTTGCCAGAATTTTGAGCAAGGAGGCTTATGGGGAATTTAATGCTGCAAATTCCATACTAAATTTGTTTATTCCATTTGCTGCATTTGGAATATACAGTTATGGAATTCGTTCGATAAGTAGAGTTAAAAATAATATGAAAGAAATAAGTAAAAATTTTACTGTTTTATTTTCAATTAATGTAATAAGCTCTTTAAGCATTGGAATTTTGTATATAATATATATGCTTGTGAATGTAAATTCCAATATGTATATGTTGTATATTGCACTTAGTATTCAAATCTTTACGCAATTTGTAACTATAGAATGGATGAATGAGGCTTTTGAAAACTACGGATTTATACTCTTTAAAACATTATTTATCCGTGTACTTATGTTAGTTTCTATTTTTGCATTTGTACGAAAAGCAGATGATATAGTTAATTATGCTTTTATCTTATCAATTACAAATCTTATAAACTATTTAATTAGTTTTTATTATATTAAGAAAAAAGTAAAATTTGTAAAAATTGAACTAAAAGATATTTTAATTCACATAAAACCATTAATTGGAATGTTACTTTTAGCTAATTCATATATGTTATATACTGCATTAGATAGAGCTGTGCTTTCATTATTAGATGCAAAAATTTCAGTTTCCTACTATACCTTTGCGTTGTCAATAGCTCAACTTATTACAAGTGTAGTTTATTCTATAATAGTAGTAAGTATTCCAAGGCTTTCATATTATCATGGGAATAGTGATGAAAAAAATTATACGGAATTATTAAATCAAGTTGCAAAGACCTTTTTATTCTTGGTAATTCCTATGGGTATTGGATTAAGTTGTGTATCTAATGAAGTAATGCTGATATATGCAGGAGAAAAATATTTAGAAGCTGGGTTTATTTTAAAACTGTTTTCGCTTAGAATAGTTATGTGGGCATTAGATCAACTACTTGCAAATCAAGTTTTATTTGTAAGGGGATATGAAAAGAATATAACTGCCTTCTATTTTATAGGTGGATTTATGAACTTGGTTTTAAATATAGTTTTATTTAGATTAAAAGTTGTTCAAGCTGAATATTTTGTTTATACAACTTTATTTTCAGAAATTGTAGTATTGATTATTCAAGTTTACTTTATAACAAAGAGAAATATTATTTCTATAAAGGGGATATTAAAATCTTATGTAAAATATGTGCTATGCTCCATTCCGTTTTTTGCAATAACTTATGGAATAAATCATATTTTAAAATATTCATTGACATTGAATGTACAATTTCTTATTAGAGTATTTGCAATAATTGTATCTTGTGTACTATATTATTTTATTATTATGTATGTTACAAAGGACAAAATTTTATTCATTACAATTGATGGAATAAAAAGCAAATTCACAGTTAGAAAATATAAATTTAATTCAAAAAAATAA
- a CDS encoding NTP transferase domain-containing protein, protein MLSIQQFDILNLFFKNQDKKFTQREISDITNFSLGKVNETLKELKNNKLIDENLKITDKGLEELEPYKVDNAIIMAAGMSSRFAPLCYESPKGLLNVKGEKLIEREILQLKEAGIEDITLVVGYMKEKMFYLAEKFGVDIVVNEDYYRFNNTSSLILVTERLKNTYICSSDNYFPKNPFEKYVYRAYYSAVYQDGESDEYFAECDKKGRITGITIGGKDDWIMLGHVFFDREFSDKFVKLLKAEYHEPIVRENLWETFYMRHIKELDNMYIRKYDVEDIKEFDSLEELRFFDEKYVTNSDSKIFQNICSVLKCNEEEIKDIKPIKMGMTNTSFKFSCKGKSYVYRHPGPGTELIINRKSEFDSMKIAKELGLDDTYIYMDKDSGWKISKFIEDVKILDYADKKNVKRAISMLKKLHTSGKKTDFKFNIFEEIENFKIKIKNSHRDDFEDMNLMNDKVYRLKTFLEKDDIKECICHCDSYDLNFLLDNRDEMYLIDWEYSSMSDPAGDIGCFITCSTYSFDEAVDIIKEYFDGNPTDEELRHYIAYVAVSSFYWFLWAINQEIQGKSIGEYLYIWYNHTKEYADYALKLYERGDSNE, encoded by the coding sequence ATGTTGTCAATACAACAATTTGATATTTTAAATTTATTTTTTAAAAATCAAGATAAAAAATTTACTCAAAGAGAGATTTCAGATATTACAAATTTTTCTTTAGGAAAAGTTAATGAGACTTTGAAAGAATTAAAAAATAATAAATTAATAGATGAAAATTTAAAGATTACTGATAAAGGTCTTGAAGAATTAGAACCTTATAAAGTTGATAATGCTATAATTATGGCTGCAGGAATGAGTTCAAGATTTGCACCGCTTTGTTATGAGAGTCCAAAAGGTCTTTTAAATGTAAAAGGGGAAAAACTAATTGAAAGAGAAATTTTACAACTAAAAGAGGCAGGAATAGAAGATATAACTTTAGTTGTAGGATATATGAAGGAAAAAATGTTTTACCTAGCTGAAAAATTTGGTGTAGATATTGTTGTTAATGAAGATTATTACAGATTTAACAATACTTCATCACTAATTTTGGTTACAGAAAGACTAAAAAATACTTATATCTGTTCTTCAGATAATTATTTTCCAAAAAATCCTTTTGAAAAATATGTTTATAGAGCATACTACTCTGCAGTTTACCAAGATGGAGAAAGTGATGAATACTTTGCAGAATGTGATAAAAAGGGAAGAATTACAGGAATAACAATTGGGGGAAAAGACGATTGGATAATGCTTGGTCATGTATTTTTCGATAGAGAATTTAGTGATAAATTTGTAAAACTTTTAAAAGCTGAATATCATGAGCCCATAGTTAGAGAAAATTTATGGGAAACTTTTTATATGCGTCATATAAAAGAATTGGATAATATGTATATTAGAAAATATGATGTAGAAGATATAAAAGAATTTGATTCTTTGGAGGAGTTAAGATTTTTTGACGAAAAATATGTTACTAATTCTGACTCTAAAATTTTCCAAAATATTTGCTCTGTTCTAAAATGTAATGAAGAAGAAATAAAGGATATTAAACCTATAAAAATGGGAATGACAAATACTTCTTTTAAATTCAGTTGTAAGGGAAAGTCCTATGTATATAGACATCCAGGCCCCGGAACTGAATTAATCATAAATAGAAAAAGTGAGTTTGACTCAATGAAAATTGCAAAAGAATTGGGTTTAGATGATACTTATATTTATATGGATAAGGATAGTGGTTGGAAAATTTCAAAATTTATCGAAGATGTAAAAATTCTCGATTATGCTGATAAAAAGAATGTAAAAAGAGCTATCTCTATGCTTAAAAAACTTCATACAAGTGGCAAAAAAACAGATTTTAAATTCAATATTTTTGAGGAAATTGAAAATTTTAAAATTAAAATAAAAAATTCACATCGTGATGATTTTGAAGATATGAATTTAATGAACGATAAAGTTTATAGATTAAAAACATTTTTAGAAAAAGATGATATAAAAGAGTGCATTTGCCATTGTGACAGTTATGATTTGAATTTTTTATTGGATAACAGAGATGAAATGTATTTGATAGACTGGGAATATTCTTCAATGTCAGATCCTGCAGGAGATATTGGTTGTTTTATAACTTGCTCAACATACTCTTTTGATGAAGCAGTTGATATAATAAAAGAATATTTTGATGGAAATCCTACGGATGAAGAATTAAGACATTATATTGCTTATGTTGCAGTAAGTTCGTTTTATTGGTTTTTATGGGCAATTAATCAAGAAATTCAAGGGAAGAGCATTGGGGAATATTTATATATTTGGTATAATCATACTAAAGAATATGCTGATTATGCTTTGAAATTATATGAACGAGGAGATAGTAATGAATAA